The following nucleotide sequence is from Paracrocinitomix mangrovi.
TTAGTCGCAATGGCAGCTGATTCCTTATAAGGTGCTATTGCTGCTGCTTTGTCTTTTGAATAGTTGTGCGCATAAGGACCTGTGTAAAATTCAATTCTGTCAGCTCCAACTTTTGCAGCATTTTCAATCATTTTGGCATCAGTTTCTATAAATAGAGAAGTTCTAATTCCCATACTGTGCAGCCTTTGAATAACTTCAACCAAAAAATCGTAATTCTTAACCGTGTCCCATCCATTTTCTGATGTTAAAACATCCGGTGGGTCTGGAACCAATGTTGCTTGAGTTGGTTTTACATCCGCAATTATTTTCATGAATCTTTCATCCGGATATCCTTCAATATTGTATTCTGTAGTGATTAAAGGAGCTATATCATATACATCTTTTAACGTGATATGTCTTTCGTCCGGTCTTGGATGAAT
It contains:
- a CDS encoding pyridoxine 5'-phosphate synthase, yielding MSAKLSVNINKIATLRNARGGNTPSVTEAAKNCQLFGADGITIHPRPDERHITLKDVYDIAPLITTEYNIEGYPDERFMKIIADVKPTQATLVPDPPDVLTSENGWDTVKNYDFLVEVIQRLHSMGIRTSLFIETDAKMIENAAKVGADRIEFYTGPYAHNYSKDKAAAIAPYKESAAIATKNGLGINAGHDLSLENLEFFADEITDLLEVSIGHALISDAIYLGLENTINMYKKLLL